From a single Deinococcus malanensis genomic region:
- a CDS encoding alpha/beta fold hydrolase, giving the protein MFIGASPRYLNDQTYWGGFERADVDGFYGLVDGRQGWQDALTGMLLNQPVSLALQEVAQRVRGVRPEVAGVVARAIFESDYRDLLEQARHPVLVTQTRADSAVPTSVAHYLAQHLPDAETAFLPRVGHLPNFTEPEAYKTVLNTFLDRTGKHVLAPTY; this is encoded by the coding sequence GTGTTCATCGGGGCGAGTCCACGCTACCTGAACGACCAGACGTACTGGGGTGGCTTCGAACGGGCCGACGTCGACGGGTTCTACGGCCTGGTGGATGGGCGGCAGGGCTGGCAGGACGCCCTGACCGGCATGCTGCTCAACCAGCCGGTGTCCCTGGCGCTCCAGGAGGTTGCACAGCGGGTTCGGGGCGTGCGGCCGGAAGTGGCGGGTGTGGTGGCGCGGGCCATCTTCGAGTCCGATTACCGTGACCTGCTGGAGCAAGCCCGGCACCCGGTGCTGGTGACGCAGACCCGGGCCGACAGCGCGGTCCCGACCAGCGTCGCGCACTACCTGGCACAGCACCTTCCAGATGCAGAAACCGCCTTCCTGCCGAGGGTGGGGCACTTGCCCAATTTCACAGAGCCCGAGGCCTACAAGACCGTCCTGAACACCTTCCTGGACCGGACAGGGAAGCACGTTCTGGCGCCAACTTATTGA
- a CDS encoding ATP-binding protein, translating to MNHDQTSEHERENERLLELARFDILDTLPEAAYDNIVWLAAHTLNVPIAAINFVDDQRQWSKACIGTLTLAGDRRHSFCAHVVHTRETMVVPNTRQDPRFQHNPFVTGEPTIQFYAGAPIITGAGHVIGSLCAIDRKPRLPFSQQEREVLERFAALVASELELRVSQRAVEQTLAYAQATNARLQASEAQNTALLSAIPDTLIHLNNQGRVLSLQAGALSPTVFRGAQHIQDVLPPQETEALQRAIHSSLHENDVLCLEMLLSGDSVATECEVRCVRIQDDEVLVMLRDVSDRKRVERMKSEFVSTVSHELRTPLTSIRGSLSLIASGIFGELQPRGQNLVGIALSSTERLVRLINDLLDVEKLESGKLDFHIKAVDLGSLTEQSVDANRGYAQQYDVNLEYLNDSGDVRIQGDPDRLTQVLANLISNAVKFSPRGETVTIALGRHADRVRVSVRDRGEGIPQEFRSRIFQRFAQANAADTRERGGTGLGLSISRAIVERHGGTIAFNDHPEGGTVFWFELPVLSPATPTAGPGAVSRRVLVCEDDPNIAHVLQLTLQKANITADLTYSAEEAEQRLLEHTYDALLVDLLLPGKDGISFIRELRSRPQTADLPIVVLSAVADETKSTLLGDALYVVDWLNKPLDTPRLLSAVRLALRRDDHSKPHVLHVEDDADLREVVGQVLGELTRITQVGSVAGALTELQLSQFDLVLLDLGLPDGNGLELLPHLRAQFPPVPVLVFSASELDRPSVERVAAALMKSQTSNETLVQTIQALIK from the coding sequence GTGAACCACGACCAGACCAGCGAACACGAGCGGGAGAATGAACGACTGCTGGAACTTGCCCGGTTCGATATTCTCGATACCCTGCCGGAAGCTGCATACGACAATATCGTCTGGCTCGCAGCCCACACCTTAAATGTGCCAATCGCAGCTATAAACTTCGTCGATGACCAGCGCCAGTGGAGCAAAGCATGTATTGGGACCCTCACCCTCGCAGGGGACCGACGGCACTCGTTTTGCGCGCATGTCGTGCATACCCGTGAGACCATGGTCGTTCCCAACACCCGACAGGACCCGCGCTTTCAGCACAACCCCTTCGTGACTGGCGAGCCCACCATTCAGTTCTACGCAGGTGCGCCTATCATTACTGGTGCCGGTCATGTGATCGGCAGCCTCTGCGCGATTGACCGCAAACCCCGGCTACCGTTTTCCCAGCAGGAGCGCGAGGTCCTAGAACGATTCGCTGCGCTTGTCGCCAGCGAACTCGAACTGCGCGTCAGCCAGCGTGCAGTGGAGCAGACCCTGGCATATGCGCAGGCGACCAATGCCAGACTTCAAGCCAGTGAAGCGCAGAACACGGCGTTGCTGTCCGCAATTCCTGACACCCTGATTCACCTGAACAACCAGGGCCGGGTGCTGAGTCTTCAGGCCGGCGCCCTTTCCCCCACTGTGTTTCGCGGCGCGCAGCACATTCAAGACGTCCTGCCGCCCCAGGAGACGGAAGCGCTACAACGTGCCATCCATTCATCTCTGCACGAAAATGATGTCCTCTGCCTGGAAATGCTCCTTTCGGGAGACAGTGTGGCTACCGAGTGCGAGGTGCGATGTGTGCGCATACAGGATGACGAGGTTCTGGTGATGCTGCGCGACGTCAGTGATCGCAAACGCGTGGAGCGCATGAAAAGTGAGTTCGTGTCCACCGTGAGCCACGAACTCCGTACGCCGCTCACTTCCATCCGGGGGTCGCTGAGCCTGATCGCAAGTGGAATATTCGGCGAACTCCAGCCGCGCGGACAGAACCTGGTCGGTATTGCGCTCAGCAGCACCGAACGCCTCGTGCGACTGATCAATGACCTGTTGGACGTCGAAAAACTTGAGTCCGGCAAGCTGGATTTTCACATCAAGGCCGTGGACCTTGGAAGCCTCACCGAGCAATCCGTGGATGCGAATCGAGGATACGCTCAACAATACGACGTCAACCTTGAGTACCTGAATGACTCGGGTGACGTGCGTATTCAGGGTGATCCAGACCGGCTGACTCAGGTCCTGGCGAACCTGATCTCAAACGCCGTGAAGTTCTCCCCCCGTGGAGAAACCGTCACCATTGCCCTTGGCCGTCATGCAGACCGGGTACGGGTGAGTGTACGCGACCGGGGTGAAGGCATACCGCAGGAGTTCCGCAGCCGGATCTTCCAACGTTTCGCTCAGGCGAACGCGGCAGACACCCGTGAGCGAGGCGGCACCGGGCTCGGACTCAGCATCAGCAGGGCCATTGTCGAGCGGCACGGTGGAACCATCGCCTTCAACGATCATCCAGAGGGGGGGACGGTGTTCTGGTTCGAGCTTCCTGTGCTTAGCCCTGCTACGCCCACCGCTGGGCCGGGTGCCGTGAGTCGCAGGGTACTGGTGTGCGAGGATGACCCGAACATTGCCCATGTGCTGCAGCTGACCTTACAAAAGGCAAACATTACGGCTGACCTGACCTATAGCGCCGAGGAGGCCGAGCAGCGGCTCCTCGAACACACGTATGACGCGCTCCTGGTGGACTTGCTACTTCCCGGTAAGGACGGCATCTCATTTATACGAGAGCTGCGCAGCCGGCCACAGACGGCTGACCTGCCGATCGTGGTCTTGAGTGCCGTTGCTGATGAAACGAAAAGTACTCTCTTGGGTGACGCTCTGTATGTGGTGGATTGGCTCAACAAACCCCTGGACACGCCAAGGCTGCTTTCCGCCGTGCGTCTGGCCTTGAGGCGGGATGACCATTCAAAGCCACATGTCCTGCATGTCGAAGACGACGCGGACCTGCGAGAAGTGGTGGGCCAGGTTCTGGGCGAGCTGACGAGGATCACCCAGGTCGGGAGCGTGGCAGGCGCCCTGACCGAGCTTCAACTCTCTCAGTTTGATCTGGTACTTCTGGATCTCGGCCTGCCCGATGGAAATGGACTGGAACTGCTGCCTCACCTGCGTGCTCAGTTCCCTCCCGTGCCGGTGCTGGTGTTTTCTGCAAGCGAACTCGACCGCCCCAGCGTGGAACGGGTTGCTGCTGCCCTCATGAAGTCACAGACGTCCAACGAGACCCTCGTACAAACCATACAGGCCCTAATCAAATAG